In the genome of Mucisphaera calidilacus, one region contains:
- a CDS encoding sugar phosphate isomerase/epimerase family protein: protein MYLTGFADEAAADLPTQIKATQELGWKNIECRKIDGVNLHDLDEAAFDRVCEQLAEADVRINCFGSAIANWACSVNDPFEDTLDCVKRAIPRMQRLNTSMIRIMSYRVEKDRAADDQQEDERFRRLRTITDLFLDAGLQPVHENCMNYGGMGWTYTLRMLDAVPGLKLVFDTGNPCFTPEYRKPEPHPRQSSYDFFRQVRDHVCYIHIKDAVYRPDQPKPIHTMPGEGHGDVRLVLADLVREGYQGGISIEPHLASVHHTDESDANRNAYDTYVAYGRRLMELLADAGADLN, encoded by the coding sequence ATGTACCTCACCGGATTTGCCGATGAAGCTGCCGCCGACCTGCCCACGCAGATCAAGGCGACGCAGGAACTCGGCTGGAAGAACATCGAGTGCCGCAAGATCGACGGCGTCAACCTCCACGACCTCGACGAGGCCGCTTTCGATCGGGTCTGCGAGCAACTCGCCGAGGCCGACGTCCGCATCAACTGCTTCGGGTCCGCGATCGCGAACTGGGCCTGCTCCGTCAACGATCCCTTCGAAGACACACTCGACTGCGTGAAGCGCGCGATCCCGAGGATGCAGCGATTGAACACGAGCATGATCCGGATCATGAGCTACCGCGTCGAGAAAGACCGCGCCGCCGATGACCAGCAGGAGGACGAGCGTTTCCGAAGGCTGCGAACGATCACCGACCTCTTCCTGGACGCCGGCCTTCAGCCGGTGCACGAGAACTGCATGAACTACGGCGGCATGGGCTGGACCTACACGCTGCGCATGCTGGATGCCGTGCCGGGTCTCAAGCTCGTATTCGACACCGGGAACCCCTGTTTCACGCCCGAGTACCGCAAGCCCGAGCCGCATCCCAGACAGAGCAGCTACGACTTTTTCAGGCAGGTGCGTGACCACGTCTGCTACATCCACATCAAGGACGCGGTCTATCGGCCCGATCAGCCCAAGCCCATCCACACCATGCCCGGCGAGGGCCATGGCGACGTCAGGCTGGTGCTCGCCGATCTCGTCCGAGAGGGCTACCAGGGCGGGATCTCCATCGAGCCGCACCTGGCCAGCGTCCACCACACCGACGAATCCGACGCCAACCGAAACGCCTACGACACCTACGTTGCTTACGGCCGACGACTGATGGAACTGCTCGCGGATGCCGGAGCCGACCTCAACTAA
- a CDS encoding alpha-L-fucosidase, which translates to MLESQIQPTAGDHAWFTHARFGMFIHFGLYSLGARHEWLQSRKLMTPQAYRDQYFPRFEPDLYNAEEWADRATQAGMKYAVLTAKHHDGFCLWDSDLTDFKATNTPIGRDLIAEYVEAFRSRGLRVGLYYSLIDWQHPDYVVDYMNHPLRNHLPTSDRKGHLPHPDASQYDGTDINAGRDHSQYVEYMHGQVRELLTRYGQIDILWFDFSFVDPENRDDLTRGKGREAWQSQKLLDMIRQEMPNVLLTDRLDLDLPLSGGDYKTPEQSQPQRWVHVDGKPVVWEACQTFSGSWGYHRDEYDWRSACQLLVTLIDSVSKGGNLLLNVGPNGRGCFDDRARERLASIGEWMSLHERSIRGCTQAHADFACPEGCKLTYDAERHRLYIHLLVWPYKTLHLEGDAYRDRVLYAQLLHDASETPIKHFEWQGPTDERVEVTGISLPQREPQGIEIPVLELFLK; encoded by the coding sequence ATGCTCGAGTCACAGATCCAGCCGACAGCCGGTGATCACGCCTGGTTCACACACGCTCGCTTCGGAATGTTCATCCACTTCGGGCTCTACAGCCTCGGCGCACGTCACGAGTGGCTGCAGTCCCGAAAGTTGATGACACCCCAGGCCTACCGCGACCAGTACTTCCCCCGCTTCGAACCGGACCTCTACAACGCCGAGGAGTGGGCCGATCGCGCCACCCAGGCCGGCATGAAGTACGCCGTCCTCACCGCCAAGCATCACGACGGCTTCTGCCTCTGGGACAGCGACCTCACCGACTTCAAGGCGACCAACACACCCATCGGGCGCGACCTCATCGCAGAATACGTCGAGGCCTTCCGCTCGCGTGGCCTGCGTGTCGGTCTCTACTACTCCCTGATCGACTGGCAACACCCCGACTACGTCGTCGACTACATGAATCATCCGCTGCGCAACCACCTGCCGACCAGCGACCGCAAGGGACACCTCCCGCACCCGGACGCCTCGCAGTACGACGGAACCGACATCAACGCCGGACGCGATCACAGCCAGTACGTCGAATACATGCACGGGCAGGTCCGCGAGCTGCTGACGCGATACGGGCAGATCGACATCCTCTGGTTCGACTTCTCCTTCGTCGACCCGGAGAACCGCGACGACCTGACCCGCGGCAAGGGGCGCGAGGCATGGCAGAGCCAGAAGCTGCTCGACATGATCCGCCAAGAGATGCCCAACGTGCTCCTGACCGACCGGCTCGACCTCGACCTGCCCTTGTCGGGTGGCGACTACAAGACGCCCGAGCAGTCGCAGCCTCAGCGATGGGTACACGTCGACGGCAAGCCCGTCGTCTGGGAAGCCTGCCAGACCTTCTCGGGATCGTGGGGATACCACCGGGACGAGTACGACTGGCGCAGCGCATGCCAGCTGCTCGTCACCCTGATTGATTCCGTGAGCAAAGGCGGCAATCTCCTGCTCAACGTCGGCCCGAACGGACGCGGCTGTTTCGACGACCGCGCCCGGGAACGCCTGGCATCGATCGGCGAATGGATGTCGCTGCACGAACGGAGCATCCGAGGCTGCACGCAGGCCCACGCCGACTTCGCCTGCCCCGAAGGGTGCAAACTCACCTACGACGCCGAACGACACCGCCTCTATATCCACCTCTTGGTCTGGCCCTACAAGACGCTCCATCTGGAGGGAGACGCCTACCGGGATCGCGTTCTCTACGCGCAGCTGCTCCACGACGCGAGCGAAACACCCATCAAGCACTTCGAGTGGCAGGGACCAACCGACGAGCGGGTCGAGGTCACGGGGATCAGCCTGCCGCAGCGCGAACCACAAGGCATCGAGATACCGGTCCTCGAGTTGTTCCTGAAGTAG
- a CDS encoding sulfatase, whose product MLCVDDLRPLLGCYGDPHAHTPNIDRLAKRGMLFKRAYCQQSISAPSRISFLTGLRPETLDIYTLGTPLKNHRPGTQTLPLYLRDQGYTTVSIGKVFHHEGDRPESWTREIRPYQKYSRGYVTPKGQSIVDQQADNKVDAEGIHRGRGPTHEIATDEQIAGHHDCLVRDHTVQELTDLAAAGEPFFLAAGFKKPHLPFTAPRWAWDLYDRDKLPVPTQTSFPTDAPPWHRNVSGNGAIWELAAYPGAPTSSPLPDQDARTLIHGYYACVSYVDALIGEVLDTLDRTGMSETTTVVLWGDHGFKLGEFGSFCKHTNYEVDTHAPLIIAGPGVPEGQQTDALCEFVDVMPTIMEMTGHAPPQDLDGLSLTPLFTEPDRDWKPAAFSQYPRGGGMTGGRSLMGDAMRTDRYRYIAWIDRQTGERVAEELYDHGRAGQPSANLVDDPSHAEGLEACRRLHAGGWKQARARATATP is encoded by the coding sequence ATGCTCTGCGTCGACGACTTGCGTCCGCTGCTCGGGTGTTACGGCGACCCGCACGCCCATACACCCAACATCGACCGCCTCGCCAAGCGGGGCATGCTCTTCAAACGAGCCTACTGCCAGCAGTCTATCTCCGCGCCTTCCCGGATCAGCTTCCTGACCGGGCTTCGCCCCGAAACACTCGACATCTACACCCTCGGAACACCGCTCAAGAATCACCGTCCCGGTACCCAGACACTGCCGCTCTATCTCCGCGATCAGGGTTACACCACGGTCTCCATTGGCAAGGTGTTCCATCACGAGGGCGACCGCCCCGAGAGCTGGACACGCGAGATCCGTCCCTATCAGAAGTACAGCCGGGGTTACGTCACGCCCAAAGGGCAGAGCATCGTGGATCAACAGGCTGACAACAAAGTCGATGCCGAAGGCATCCATCGAGGCCGAGGCCCCACCCACGAGATCGCGACAGATGAACAGATCGCCGGCCACCATGACTGCCTCGTCCGCGACCATACGGTCCAGGAACTCACCGATCTGGCGGCGGCGGGCGAGCCCTTCTTTCTTGCGGCCGGTTTTAAGAAGCCCCACCTCCCCTTCACGGCGCCCCGGTGGGCATGGGATCTCTATGACCGAGACAAGCTGCCGGTCCCGACACAAACCAGCTTCCCGACCGATGCCCCGCCTTGGCACCGAAACGTCAGCGGCAACGGGGCGATCTGGGAACTGGCGGCCTATCCCGGTGCCCCGACCTCCTCACCTCTCCCGGATCAGGATGCCCGCACGCTGATTCACGGCTACTACGCCTGTGTGTCCTACGTCGACGCCCTCATCGGCGAAGTTCTCGACACGCTGGACCGAACCGGCATGAGCGAGACCACCACGGTCGTGCTCTGGGGTGATCACGGATTCAAGCTCGGAGAGTTCGGCTCTTTCTGCAAGCACACGAACTACGAGGTCGACACCCACGCACCACTCATCATCGCCGGCCCCGGCGTACCGGAAGGCCAGCAAACCGACGCGCTCTGTGAGTTTGTCGACGTGATGCCAACAATCATGGAGATGACCGGCCATGCCCCGCCTCAAGACCTCGATGGTTTGAGCCTGACCCCGCTGTTCACCGAGCCGGATCGCGACTGGAAGCCCGCCGCCTTCAGCCAGTACCCGCGCGGCGGGGGCATGACGGGCGGACGATCGCTGATGGGGGACGCCATGCGCACCGACCGTTACCGCTACATCGCCTGGATCGATCGACAGACCGGCGAACGCGTCGCCGAAGAGCTCTACGACCACGGCCGGGCAGGACAACCATCGGCCAACCTCGTAGACGATCCCTCGCACGCCGAAGGATTGGAGGCGTGCCGCAGGCTTCACGCAGGCGGCTGGAAACAGGCACGGGCGAGAGCAACCGCCACGCCGTAG
- a CDS encoding sulfatase-like hydrolase/transferase, with product MSKPVQAIVIMTDTQRKDMFGCYRDTGLRTPNVDRLASQGVRFENAYCCSPVCGPARSALFTGQYPHSNGGWGNGMAIDAITKTLGQRITDATDGATQCGYVGKWHLDGGDYFGMGRCPEGYDPDYWYDMRCYLDELSPEDRLRSRDVASNQAEGGFPRELTFAHRCSSRAIDFIRRHRDESFCLVLSYDEPHGPSLCPEPFASMYRDYRFPPAANGGDDLRDKPEIQRLWAGDNLDRDMDNHACHAPDFFGCHSFVDDEIGRVLEVIDDNTPESLVIFTSDHGDMLGSHRLERSGKGPAMYQEITNIPWIVRWPGQTPEGAVSDALISHIDLTPTLLQHFGIPIPRLLQGIDQHGAFTDPAVSLRDEVFIEWGRYEMDHDGFLSFQPIRCVFDGRYKLAVNLMDTDELYDVQADPGELKNLIHDPPDRARRDRLHDVILDWMSDTRDPFRGDYWRRRPWRVDAPPASWAYTGMTRQREHTEYEPHQLDYDTGLDMTEAVRPK from the coding sequence ATGTCGAAACCGGTCCAAGCCATCGTCATCATGACGGACACCCAGCGTAAGGACATGTTCGGCTGCTACCGGGATACCGGGTTGCGGACGCCGAACGTCGACCGGTTGGCGTCGCAGGGCGTTCGGTTCGAGAACGCTTACTGCTGCTCGCCGGTCTGCGGCCCGGCCCGATCGGCGTTGTTCACCGGGCAATACCCCCACAGCAACGGCGGCTGGGGCAACGGCATGGCGATCGACGCCATCACCAAGACCCTCGGGCAGCGGATCACCGACGCGACCGACGGCGCGACGCAGTGTGGCTACGTCGGCAAGTGGCACCTCGACGGCGGGGACTATTTCGGCATGGGGCGTTGTCCGGAGGGTTATGACCCGGATTACTGGTACGACATGCGTTGCTACCTCGACGAGTTGTCGCCTGAGGACCGGCTGCGGTCTCGGGACGTGGCCTCGAATCAGGCGGAGGGCGGGTTCCCGAGAGAGCTGACTTTTGCGCATCGCTGTTCCAGCCGGGCGATCGATTTCATCCGCAGGCATCGCGACGAGTCCTTCTGCCTGGTCCTGTCCTATGACGAGCCGCACGGCCCGTCGCTCTGTCCGGAACCTTTCGCCTCGATGTACCGGGATTACCGCTTTCCCCCGGCGGCGAACGGGGGTGATGACCTCCGTGACAAGCCCGAGATCCAGCGGCTGTGGGCCGGTGACAACCTTGATCGTGACATGGACAACCACGCCTGCCACGCCCCGGACTTCTTCGGGTGTCACAGTTTTGTGGATGACGAGATCGGCCGCGTGCTGGAGGTTATCGACGACAACACGCCGGAGTCGCTGGTGATCTTCACGTCGGATCACGGCGACATGCTCGGGTCACACCGGCTGGAGCGTTCGGGCAAGGGGCCTGCGATGTATCAGGAGATCACGAACATCCCCTGGATCGTCCGCTGGCCCGGGCAGACGCCTGAGGGCGCTGTCTCGGACGCGCTGATCTCGCACATCGACCTGACCCCGACGCTCCTGCAGCACTTCGGCATCCCGATCCCCCGGTTGCTGCAGGGCATTGATCAGCACGGCGCGTTCACCGACCCCGCCGTTTCGCTCCGCGACGAGGTGTTCATCGAGTGGGGGCGGTACGAGATGGATCACGACGGGTTCCTGTCGTTCCAGCCGATCCGCTGCGTCTTCGACGGCCGGTACAAGCTCGCGGTCAATCTCATGGACACCGACGAGTTGTACGACGTGCAGGCCGACCCCGGCGAGTTGAAGAACCTGATCCATGACCCGCCCGATCGGGCCCGGCGCGACCGGCTGCACGACGTCATCCTCGACTGGATGAGTGATACGCGTGACCCGTTTCGTGGCGACTACTGGCGTCGACGCCCCTGGCGTGTCGATGCCCCGCCGGCGAGTTGGGCGTACACCGGCATGACGCGTCAGCGTGAGCATACGGAGTACGAGCCGCATCAACTCGACTATGACACGGGCCTGGACATGACCGAGGCGGTCCGGCCGAAATAG
- a CDS encoding DUF1961 family protein, with translation MNRPTLSYDLTDGNGAAAFPRDPGRLVTRLGHTGRHFDRLHGGFALTRHTLNEPRGAVGVWVCPLDDLGTQAQYPQHRAHNHGYDQYVFLSDRESPLDPRPAQFAMYFHTYWHPVFMAKWHRGGYDELCWTPRPGASAMAGHLRLPRDRWTHLACSWDRERGDYRLYVNGWFVGAQDTTYEGVLPQQPAGPILYGGAPRVAYGRADFWDQQVTADEIRQFVTSSDYPLDAETEEEVQRVHGHKPLRAFEHPQLDREGWEPKLRVSLTQQEDLLAFYHQGANNGTTVSSEGTRIQTPSLEAFFDQPDPPGGDTTRMYLWTRQCFEGDLYVTFRFRIHRPGGLALLMTQAAGMHGEDFLHTYHPRTDGAMKMVCWEDVRNYHWEFMRQMHDIRNDVINHAMLKNPWYCPVAYQALDEPWEMDRTYRLHYLQRGNHIVGAIDDRVVIDAHDSPWTNNGPVLRNGAVALRCMMRTDMTFRDLEIYNRDPGLEPLV, from the coding sequence ATGAATCGCCCGACCCTTTCGTACGACCTGACCGATGGCAACGGTGCCGCTGCGTTTCCGCGTGACCCGGGGAGACTGGTGACAAGGCTGGGGCACACGGGACGGCATTTTGACCGGCTGCATGGCGGGTTCGCCCTCACGCGTCACACCCTCAACGAGCCGCGCGGGGCGGTTGGCGTCTGGGTCTGCCCGCTCGATGACCTGGGCACGCAGGCTCAGTACCCCCAGCACCGTGCGCACAACCACGGCTACGACCAGTACGTCTTCCTGAGCGACCGCGAGTCGCCGTTGGACCCTCGGCCCGCCCAGTTCGCGATGTATTTCCATACCTATTGGCACCCGGTGTTCATGGCCAAGTGGCATCGGGGGGGGTATGACGAGCTCTGTTGGACGCCAAGGCCCGGAGCTTCGGCCATGGCGGGTCACCTTCGGCTTCCTCGGGACCGTTGGACGCATCTTGCCTGTTCATGGGATCGTGAACGCGGCGACTACCGGCTGTACGTCAATGGTTGGTTCGTCGGCGCGCAGGACACGACCTACGAAGGCGTCCTGCCGCAACAGCCGGCGGGGCCGATTTTGTATGGTGGCGCGCCGCGTGTCGCCTACGGCAGGGCTGACTTCTGGGATCAACAGGTGACGGCGGATGAGATCCGCCAGTTCGTCACGTCTTCGGATTATCCCCTGGATGCCGAGACCGAAGAAGAAGTGCAGCGTGTGCATGGCCACAAACCGCTGCGTGCGTTCGAACACCCGCAACTCGATCGTGAGGGTTGGGAGCCTAAGCTGAGGGTGTCGTTGACGCAGCAGGAGGACCTGCTCGCTTTTTATCATCAGGGGGCGAACAACGGGACGACCGTGAGTTCCGAGGGCACGAGGATTCAAACGCCCTCGCTGGAAGCGTTCTTCGATCAGCCCGACCCGCCGGGCGGCGACACCACGCGGATGTATCTCTGGACGCGGCAGTGCTTCGAGGGCGATCTGTACGTCACCTTCCGGTTCAGGATTCATCGGCCGGGTGGCCTGGCTCTGCTGATGACGCAGGCCGCGGGCATGCATGGCGAGGATTTCCTGCACACCTATCACCCCCGGACCGACGGCGCGATGAAGATGGTCTGCTGGGAGGACGTCAGGAATTATCACTGGGAGTTCATGCGGCAGATGCACGACATCCGTAATGACGTGATCAACCATGCCATGCTGAAGAACCCCTGGTACTGCCCGGTTGCCTATCAGGCGCTCGACGAGCCGTGGGAGATGGACCGGACCTACAGGCTGCACTATCTGCAACGCGGGAATCACATCGTGGGTGCGATTGATGACCGCGTCGTCATCGATGCCCACGACAGCCCCTGGACCAACAACGGGCCGGTGTTGCGCAACGGTGCCGTGGCGCTCCGCTGCATGATGCGCACGGACATGACTTTCCGTGATCTTGAGATTTACAACCGCGACCCGGGCCTTGAGCCGCTCGTGTAA
- a CDS encoding sodium:solute symporter family protein, which yields MNLAPLDYGIIIFALSIVLGMAWYTQRFTRSVADFLSANRCAGRYLLTVASGAAGMGTISIVAQWEKFYQAGFGAMHWAQMLAPLSLFLALSGWIIYRYRQTRAMTLAQFLERRYSRRFRIFAGILCWLSGILNYGIFPAVTARFLIYFLGLPVMTWTVPGIGFELNLTLAVTMALLLSVALFITLNGGQIAVMVSDWVQGQFIGIAFVILLVTLLWLFPWTTIVETLKAAPAGESKLNPYDQGSLPDFNPLFFFTLAALQVYGYMVWQGSQGYNSAAKSPHEAKMAVVIAQFRILVQAMLIPLAAICAYVLMHAPVYAEETAAVTQTLQAIDNPQIAKQMTTTVALAQVLPVGLVGLLAAVMLMASVTTDSTYLHSWGSIFIQDVAMPIRQLKKTEPWTPKQHLWILRGSVIFVAVFAWTFSMIFPMQEYIFMYFQITGAIFTGGAGAVLIGGLYWKRGTTTGAWAAMITGSTLAVSGVVTINIIWPRLIPWLQETYPDHETIMALPAKFWLNGVQMAFVSSFSAVSAYVIGSLLSPDPRLNTDKLFHRGAYAPKLKEGEPEDITHKPQAVPGLLRKLGITDEFTLGDKIIFGAKYAMFIFFFGGFIVINILYVLGLMSQDDSWARWWLINLILCSVIGFCATVWLLIGGIRDIRDLFRILAKMERDAQDDGSVKEHLGSPREDLPAEPTR from the coding sequence ATGAACCTGGCCCCACTGGACTACGGGATCATCATTTTTGCCCTCTCGATCGTCCTCGGGATGGCCTGGTACACCCAGCGGTTCACCCGCAGCGTCGCGGACTTCCTCTCCGCCAACCGCTGTGCCGGCAGATACCTGCTGACCGTCGCCAGCGGCGCCGCGGGCATGGGCACCATCTCGATCGTCGCCCAGTGGGAGAAGTTCTATCAGGCGGGCTTCGGAGCCATGCACTGGGCACAGATGCTGGCCCCGCTCTCGCTCTTTCTGGCCCTCTCCGGCTGGATCATCTACCGCTACCGCCAGACGCGCGCCATGACCCTCGCCCAGTTTCTGGAGCGTCGCTACAGCCGCCGCTTCCGTATCTTCGCCGGCATCCTCTGCTGGCTCAGCGGCATCCTGAACTACGGCATCTTCCCCGCGGTCACCGCCCGCTTCCTGATCTACTTCCTCGGGCTGCCCGTGATGACCTGGACCGTCCCAGGCATCGGATTCGAGCTGAACCTCACCCTCGCCGTCACGATGGCACTGCTCCTGAGTGTTGCGCTGTTCATCACCCTCAATGGCGGACAGATCGCCGTGATGGTCAGCGACTGGGTTCAGGGGCAGTTCATCGGGATCGCCTTTGTCATCCTGCTCGTGACGCTTCTCTGGCTTTTCCCGTGGACGACGATCGTCGAAACGCTCAAGGCTGCGCCGGCGGGTGAGAGCAAGCTCAACCCCTACGACCAGGGGTCACTCCCTGACTTCAACCCCCTCTTCTTCTTCACCCTCGCCGCCTTGCAGGTCTACGGCTACATGGTCTGGCAGGGGAGCCAGGGCTACAACAGCGCCGCGAAGAGCCCCCACGAGGCCAAGATGGCTGTCGTCATCGCGCAGTTCCGCATCCTCGTGCAGGCCATGTTGATCCCTCTGGCCGCTATCTGTGCCTACGTCCTGATGCACGCCCCGGTCTACGCCGAGGAAACCGCCGCCGTCACGCAGACCCTGCAGGCCATCGACAACCCCCAGATCGCCAAGCAGATGACCACCACGGTCGCGCTCGCCCAGGTGCTGCCCGTTGGTCTCGTCGGGCTTCTCGCCGCCGTGATGCTCATGGCCTCGGTCACCACCGACTCGACCTACCTCCACAGCTGGGGGTCGATCTTCATCCAGGACGTCGCCATGCCCATCCGCCAGCTCAAAAAGACCGAGCCATGGACGCCGAAGCAGCACCTCTGGATCCTCCGCGGGTCGGTCATCTTTGTCGCCGTCTTCGCATGGACCTTCTCGATGATCTTCCCGATGCAGGAATACATTTTCATGTACTTCCAGATCACCGGCGCGATCTTCACAGGCGGCGCGGGAGCAGTCCTCATCGGCGGCCTCTACTGGAAGCGGGGCACCACCACCGGCGCCTGGGCCGCCATGATCACCGGGTCAACACTCGCGGTCTCAGGCGTCGTCACCATCAACATCATCTGGCCAAGGCTCATCCCCTGGCTCCAGGAAACCTACCCGGATCACGAGACGATCATGGCGTTGCCGGCCAAGTTCTGGCTCAACGGCGTCCAGATGGCGTTCGTCTCATCCTTCTCCGCCGTATCGGCCTACGTCATCGGATCGCTGCTCTCACCCGATCCCAGACTCAACACGGACAAGCTCTTTCACCGCGGGGCGTACGCGCCCAAGCTCAAAGAGGGCGAGCCCGAAGATATCACGCACAAGCCTCAAGCCGTGCCCGGATTGCTGCGCAAGCTCGGGATCACCGACGAGTTCACCCTCGGCGACAAGATCATCTTCGGCGCGAAGTACGCCATGTTCATCTTCTTCTTCGGCGGCTTTATCGTCATCAACATCCTCTACGTGCTCGGCCTGATGAGTCAGGATGATTCCTGGGCACGCTGGTGGCTGATCAACCTGATTCTCTGCAGCGTGATTGGTTTCTGTGCAACCGTATGGCTTCTGATCGGCGGCATCCGTGACATCCGCGACCTGTTCCGCATCCTCGCCAAGATGGAGCGCGACGCGCAGGACGATGGCTCGGTCAAGGAGCACCTCGGCTCGCCGAGAGAAGACCTGCCCGCCGAACCCACGCGATAA
- a CDS encoding glycoside hydrolase family 31 protein — translation MSLSPVASESLRVEPLAGERWWGGRVVDGHHSPYGDGRVFSTDLRHTGGNQAMSLLLSSHGRVVWSSDPFAFSFDASGVMQTGPSEPRLPDMKPPVLVEAGSTLSDAYAYASRDVFQPDGRCPDARFFTAPQYNTWIELLYEPSQEKVLAYTSALREAGYPPGVLMIDDGWARDYGEWRFDHERFPDPDAMVSSLHSDGFAVMLWVCPFVSPQGIRFIDLKNGNKLLRQADGDAACRRWWNGYSALVDFSNPESVNWFLGQLEALRERHGIDGFKVDAGDTSHYRDDDQTYLPGTTPMDQTRLFVDASMRAGMVEVKGGFGVGGRGVAQRLRDRHHDWSEASGVGSLIPFTLAMSLTGLPFTCPDMIGGGEWLSFVDGNERLDPELFVRHAQIAACLPMMQFSAAPWRLLGEEHNRLCLEAAELHVALGPLILDLAERAARTSEPIVRPMEYHYPHQGLAGCTDQFMLGPDLLAAPVTRPRQSERTVQLPEGRWEDDLGQTHTGPMALTTPTPLDRVPRYRRLSR, via the coding sequence ATGAGTCTCAGTCCGGTTGCATCCGAATCTCTGCGTGTCGAGCCGCTTGCGGGTGAACGATGGTGGGGCGGACGCGTCGTCGACGGGCATCACAGCCCTTACGGTGATGGTCGTGTCTTCTCGACAGACCTTCGGCATACGGGCGGGAACCAGGCGATGTCGCTCCTGTTGTCGAGTCATGGCCGTGTGGTCTGGTCGTCCGACCCGTTCGCGTTCTCGTTTGATGCCTCGGGTGTGATGCAGACCGGGCCGAGTGAGCCCCGGCTGCCTGACATGAAGCCGCCGGTCCTTGTGGAGGCGGGCTCTACGCTGTCGGATGCCTACGCCTACGCGAGCCGAGATGTTTTCCAGCCCGACGGCAGGTGTCCGGACGCAAGATTCTTTACCGCGCCGCAGTACAACACCTGGATCGAGCTGCTGTATGAGCCGTCGCAGGAGAAGGTGCTGGCCTACACGTCGGCTTTGCGTGAGGCTGGGTACCCGCCGGGGGTGCTGATGATCGACGACGGCTGGGCGCGAGATTACGGCGAATGGCGTTTCGACCACGAGCGATTCCCCGATCCTGATGCGATGGTCTCGTCGCTTCATTCAGACGGTTTTGCCGTGATGCTTTGGGTCTGCCCCTTCGTGAGTCCTCAGGGCATCCGGTTTATTGATCTGAAGAACGGGAACAAGCTGCTCCGTCAGGCGGATGGAGACGCGGCCTGCCGTCGCTGGTGGAACGGCTACTCGGCGCTTGTTGACTTCTCGAACCCGGAGAGCGTGAACTGGTTCCTCGGTCAGCTGGAGGCGTTGCGTGAGCGGCACGGTATTGACGGATTTAAAGTTGATGCGGGCGACACCAGTCACTACCGGGATGATGACCAGACGTACCTGCCGGGCACGACGCCGATGGACCAGACGAGGCTGTTCGTCGATGCCTCCATGCGTGCGGGTATGGTCGAGGTGAAGGGTGGCTTCGGGGTCGGTGGGCGTGGCGTGGCTCAGCGGCTGCGTGACCGTCACCACGACTGGTCGGAGGCGTCGGGGGTCGGGTCGTTGATCCCGTTTACGCTGGCCATGTCCCTGACCGGACTGCCGTTTACCTGTCCCGACATGATCGGCGGCGGCGAATGGCTGAGCTTCGTGGACGGGAATGAACGACTGGATCCGGAGCTGTTCGTCCGCCACGCACAGATCGCCGCCTGTCTCCCCATGATGCAGTTCTCAGCGGCACCCTGGCGGTTGCTTGGTGAGGAGCACAATCGGCTCTGTCTCGAAGCGGCTGAGTTGCATGTCGCTCTAGGCCCGCTGATTCTCGACCTGGCCGAGCGGGCCGCGCGTACCAGCGAGCCCATCGTTCGGCCCATGGAGTACCACTATCCGCATCAGGGATTAGCCGGCTGCACCGATCAGTTCATGCTCGGCCCGGATCTTCTGGCGGCACCGGTCACCCGGCCGCGCCAGAGCGAGCGGACGGTCCAACTGCCGGAGGGACGCTGGGAAGACGATCTGGGTCAGACGCACACCGGTCCGATGGCGTTGACGACGCCGACACCGCTCGACCGCGTTCCGCGTTACCGCCGCCTGAGTCGCTGA